In Eubalaena glacialis isolate mEubGla1 chromosome 2, mEubGla1.1.hap2.+ XY, whole genome shotgun sequence, a single genomic region encodes these proteins:
- the C2H14orf119 gene encoding uncharacterized protein C14orf119 homolog yields MPLGSSSSSMPLSFPSPLPSVPDNISNSSPPPMSYITSQEMKCILHWFASWSGPQRERFLQDLVAKAVPGKLQPLLESLEQLSVSGANRPPCIFECQLRLWDQWFRGWAEQERNEFVRQLEVSEPDFVAKFYQAVAATAGKD; encoded by the coding sequence ATGCCACTGGGATCATCTTCCTCTTCAATGCCGCtatccttcccttctcccttacCCTCGGTACCAGACAATATTTCtaactcttcccctcccccaatgtCTTACATCACTTCCCAGGAGATGAAGTGTATTCTTCACTGGTTTGCCAGCTGGTCAGGTCCTCAGCGTGAACGTTTCCTACAGGACCTGGTAGCTAAGGCAGTACCGGGAAAATTGCAGCCACTGCTGGAAAGTCTGGAGCAGCTTAGCGTGTCTGGAGCAAACCGACCACCTTGTATCTTTGAGTGCCAGCTACGTCTTTGGGATCAGTGGTTTCGAGGTTGGGCTGAGCAGGAGCGCAATGAATTTGTCAGGCAGCTGGAGGTCAGTGAGCCAGACTTCGTGGCAAAGTTTTACCAAGCAGTGGCTGCTACCGCTGGTAAAGACTGA
- the LOC133084285 gene encoding uncharacterized protein LOC133084285 isoform X1 — MKGLGRLHTPGTKVWRGGEGQDGGAGSAGCLGLCWSMTAELQFALVLSPVENGNGCPIHTWPLLPRGSPTLMEMMSCGQQRGQDRCSAYPRDKPHSKATGASHSPSIDPREPHGSLLFHRLPSAGASRWSLLLCNTHTRLPWELLPDVTLALEAAEFRGSLLLLYLLSRTVPLEEGGFLRTLGGPFGPHQWKSSSICQPQPPILETAKRDIKKGADVRMCAGRGWGLLGPFMLRAFLSVWGRGHGFGQMLSFRSSPPISLHTPTRVSWVATQGPPTATCQLNREEPAPSGHSDEPIPSAIWAQNFHERPARGPRHGSLLVPFRVGFLSSQHSLLPGKRERGSEAAGKAPFCRQAHSLGNPQPSAPLDVRWDGASCHRS; from the exons ATGAAGGGCTTGGGGAGACTTCACACCCCAGGAACCAAAGtctggagaggaggagaagggcaAGACGGGGGTGCCGGCAGTGCTGGCTGCCTGGGGCTGTGTTGGAGCATGACTGCAGAG CTGCAGTTTGCTCTGGTCCTGTCCCCAGTGGAGAATGGAAATGGCTGCCCCATTCACACATGGCCTTTGCTTCCCAGAGGGTCTCCCACACTCATGGAGATGATGAGCTGCGGTCAGCAGCGAGGACAAG ACCGCTGCTCGGCCTACCCGAGGGACAAACCCCACTCTAAAGCGACTGGAGCCAGTCACTCTCCTTCAATAGATCCCAGAGAGCCTCATGGGTCACTGCTCTTCCACCGCTTGCCCTCGGCTGGGGCCTCCAGGTGGTCACTGCTCCTGTGTAACACGCACACGAGGTTGCCGTGG GAACTCCTCCCTGACGTGACGTTGGCTTTGGAAGCAGCTGAATTCAGGGGctcactgcttttgctgtatctttTGAGTAGGACTGTGCCCTTGGAGGAGGGGGGCTTTCTAAGAACCCTGGGAGGACCCTTTGGACCACATCAATGGAAATCATCCAGCATCTGCCAGCCTCAACCGCCCATTCTGGAGACAGCAAAAAGGGACATTAAGAAGGGGGCAGACGTCCGGATGTgtgcaggcaggggctggggactCCTGGGCCCATTCATGCTTCGGGCTTTCCTGAGTGTTTGGGGTAGGGGACATGGCTTTGGACAAATGCTTTCCTTCCGTTCTTCCCCACCCATCTCACTTCACACCCCTACCCGCGTCTCATGGGTGGCCACACAAGGGCCTCCTACGGCCACCTGTCAGCTTAACAGGGAGGAGCCTGCCCCCTCAGGGCACTCAGATGAGCCCATTCCATCTGCAATCTGGGCCCAGAACTTTCATGAGAGGCCAGCCAGAGGCCCCAGGCACGGGTCCCTCCTGGTCCCTTTCAGAGTGGGGTTCCTTTCCAGCCAGCACAGCCTGCTTCCAGGCAAGCGGGAAAGGGGCTCTGAGGCTGCAGGCAAGGCACCGTTCTGTCGCCAAGCACACAGCCTGGGGAATCCTCAGCCCTCTGCTCCTCTGGACGTGAGGTGGGATGGCGCTTCCTGCCACCGCAGCTAA
- the CIROP gene encoding LOW QUALITY PROTEIN: ciliated left-right organizer metallopeptidase (The sequence of the model RefSeq protein was modified relative to this genomic sequence to represent the inferred CDS: inserted 3 bases in 3 codons; substituted 5 bases at 5 genomic stop codons) codes for MGDSKEDLEQPLDTPLAELCGSQGDLSTSSPSCLGLLTPALLYLTLRSGEEPQPQLKEENTWSLPDAEWQAHLDPLWQMISRGNDRTVFIPSAGRRTVPKEQAAHAPPGGDAAGSTGSAGSGGCRKKAPPGRAARAHFSFMGKTGDQHESPELTDRISGPREAEEEKVGCWRYRQEGGSCPRCLHDKTHXLSFLRPPFSXLPPNFRSSSLTLPGSQDPQPLRIQTCHIGDPVSEGAWGPEGGRVREGSQALAAGREAAQRLQGVLAAPPRQGPLLLRGDPAQYCHAAWGDPDTPNYHRCSLLKPGYQGQSCLGAKMRHFTHCHIPDAHLRGYALWPEQEPSQLIQPGGSGVQNTDFLLYVWVAHTSKCHQEPSIIAYAACCQLDSEDRPLAGTIVFCAHLTSPSLSHSDMVMATLHELLHALGFSGQLFEKWRDCPSGPSGNKNCSTSQQVTRRDEWGQLLLTTXLAKRLGLLGVSLGAPLEEEVRMRTPWGDGRKRERSGGTSYLLPRGPLSSHWEAXLLQNCIMTATYDGAQRTRLDPITLAAFKDSGWYQVNHSTAEELWLFSQAGSGLEFGLVTTCGNGTSDFFCTGSGLGCHYLHLDKGSCSSDLMLEGXCRYKLLANGSECWRKENGFPPGAENPHGEIYHPHSCCFLANLTSQLLPGDKIRHPSQIPHLKEANXPGHCYLPQCTERGVYKVQVEGLPWVPCLPGKAIQIPGNNGHLFCPRGWLCXTNEGTDAINITYPPVSLSTXPIISAVFRISWAPPGHSLGKEEGEELTEAVLQCSGEHWRVNRCYFHSLLITTSLVFTVHMWKSPGCQGPSVGMLHRALTLTLRKKPLEVYYGGATFTIEYSKFLVTSDHPSMTHLGLSMGLCLMSLILVVALGTMAYQKRATLQVGPSAPYHSLEPQGATGGPVGGMREV; via the exons atgggggactCCAAAG AGGACCTGGAGCAGCCTCTGGACACTCCCCTAGCAGAGCTCTGTGGCTCGCAGGGAGATCTCAGCACCTCCAGTCCCTCCTGCCTGGGCCTGCTGACCCCAGCCCTGCTCTATCTCACCTTGAG GTCTGGAGAAGAGCCACAGCCCCAGCTGAAAGAAGAGAACACCTGGTCCCTGCCTGACGCCGAGTGGCAGGCACACCTCGATCCTCTGTGGCAGATGATATCCCGGGGAAATGACAG gacCGTCTTCATTCCCTCTGCCGGGAGGAGGACCGTCCCTAAGGAGCAGGCTGCCCATGCCCCGCCAGGTGGAGATGCTGCAGGGTCCACGGGGTCCGCGGGGTCCGGAGGCTGCAGAAAGAAGGCACCCCCAGGAAGGGCGG CTCGGGCCCACTTTTCCTTCATGGGCAAAACTGGGGACCAGCATGAGAGTCCTGAGCTGACAGACAGGATCTCAGGCCCCagggaagcagaggaggagaAGGTAGGATGTTGGAGATACCGCCAAGAGGGAGGAAGCTGCCCAAG GTGTCTACATGACAAGACAC GTTTGAGCTTTCTCAGGCCCCCTTTCTCCTAACTTCCCCCAAATTTCCGCtcttcctccctcaccctccctgGCTCCCAGGATCCTCAACCCCTCCGAATCCAAACCTGCCATATCGGAGATCCTGTATCAGAGGGAGCTTGGGGTCCTGAGGGAGGCAGGGTGAGAGAGGGATCCCAAGCCCTGGCGGCAGGGAGAGAGGCTGCTCAGCGGCTCCAGGGTGTCCTAGCAG CCCCTCCAAGGCAAGGACCCCTGCTTCTGCGTGGAGACCCTGCACAGTACTGCCATGCTGCCTGGGGAGACCCAGACACCCCAAACTACCACAG GTGCAGCCTCTTGAAACCAGGATACCAAGGACAGAGTTGCTTGGGGGCCAAG ATGCGACATTTCACTCACTGTCACATCCCTGATGCCCATCTCCGTGGTTATGCCTTGTGGCCAGAGCAGGAACCCTCACAGCTGATCCAGCCAGGTGGGTCTGGGGTCCAAAACACTGATTTTCTCCTGTATGTGTGGGTTGCCCACACTTCCAAGTGCCACCAAGAG CCCTCTATCATAGCCTACGCTGCCTGCTGCCAGCTGGACTCAGAAGACAGGCCCCTTGCTGGTACGATTGTCTTCTGTGCCCATCTCACCAGCCCCAGCCTCAGCCACAGTGACATGGTCATG GCCACACTCCACGAACTGCTCCATGCCCTGGGTTTCTCTGGACAGCTCTTCGAGAAGTGGAGGGATTGCCCTTCAGGACCCAGCGGTAA CAAGAACTGTTCTACAAGTCAACAAGTGACAAGGCGAGATGAGTGGGGACAGCTGCTTCTCACCA GCCTGGCCAAACGCTTGGGACTGCTAGGGGTTTCACTGGGCGCTCCCTTGGAAGAAGAGGTGAGGATGAGAACACCTTGGGGtgatggaaggaagagggaacGGTCAGGTGGCACCAGCTATCTCCTCCCAAGGGGCCCTTTGTCTTCACACTGGGAGGCCTGACTACTCCAGAACTGTATAATGACTGCTACCTACGATGGCGCCCAGCGCACTCGGCTTGACCCGATCACTCTCGCTGCCTTCAAAGACTCAGGCTGGTACCAGGTCAACCACAGCACTGCAGAGGAGCTGT GGCTCTTCTCTCAAGCAGGGTCTGGCCTGGAATTTGGCCTGGTGACCACCTGTGGGAATGGCACCTCAGACTTCTTCTGTACTGGCAG CGGACTGGGCTGCCACTACCTGCACCTGGACAAGGGAAGCTGCTCCTCAGACCTCATGCTGGAAGGCTGATGCAGGTATAAGCTCTTGGCCAATGGG AGTGAATGCTGGAGGAAGGAAAATGGATTCCCACCTGGGGCGGAGAATCCCCATGGGGAGATCTACCATCCCCATAGTTGTTGCTTCCTTGCCAACCTCACTTCACAGCTGCTTCCTGGGGACAAGATCAGGCATCCCTCTCAGATCCCACACCTCAAGGAAGCAA CCCCTGGCCACTGCTACTTACCTCAGTGCACAGAGAGGGGAGTGTACAAGGTGCAGGTGGAGGGATTACCCTGGGTCCCATGCCTTCCAGGAAAGGCTATTCAG ATACCTGGGAACAATGGCCATCTCTTCTGTCCCCGGGGTTGGCTGTGTTAGACAAATGAAGGTACCGATGCTATCAATATTACTTACCCACCTGTAAGTCTTTCAACCTGACCTATTATTTCAGCTGTCTTTAGGATTAGCTGGGCACCCCCAGGCCACTccctggggaaggaagagggcGAAGAGCTAACTGAAGCAGTTCTACAATGCTCTGGTGAGCACTGGCGGGTAAATC GGTGCTATTTCCACAGTCTCTTGATTACCACCAGTCTGGTCTTCACTGTGCATATGTGGAAATCCCCTGGCTGCCAAGGGCCTTCAGTTGGTATGCTGCACAGGGCCCTGACCCTGACTCTCCGGAAGAAACCTCTAGAAGTATATTATGGAGGAGCCACCTTTACCATAGAATACAGCAA GTTTCTAGTTACCTCAGACCATCCTTCCATGACCCACCTCGGTCTGTCCATGGGACTCTGCCTAATGTCGCTTATCCTGGTGGTTGCACTGGGAACCATGGCCTATCAGAAACGAGCTACTCTTCAGGTGGGACCTTCTGCCCCTTACCATTCACTAGAGCCCCAAGGCGCAACAGGGGGCCCAGTTGGAGGAATGAGGGAGGTGTGA
- the LOC133084285 gene encoding uncharacterized protein LOC133084285 isoform X2: MKGLGRLHTPGTKVWRGGEGQDGGAGSAGCLGLCWSMTAELQFALVLSPVENGNGCPIHTWPLLPRGSPTLMEMMSCGQQRGQDPREPHGSLLFHRLPSAGASRWSLLLCNTHTRLPWELLPDVTLALEAAEFRGSLLLLYLLSRTVPLEEGGFLRTLGGPFGPHQWKSSSICQPQPPILETAKRDIKKGADVRMCAGRGWGLLGPFMLRAFLSVWGRGHGFGQMLSFRSSPPISLHTPTRVSWVATQGPPTATCQLNREEPAPSGHSDEPIPSAIWAQNFHERPARGPRHGSLLVPFRVGFLSSQHSLLPGKRERGSEAAGKAPFCRQAHSLGNPQPSAPLDVRWDGASCHRS, translated from the exons ATGAAGGGCTTGGGGAGACTTCACACCCCAGGAACCAAAGtctggagaggaggagaagggcaAGACGGGGGTGCCGGCAGTGCTGGCTGCCTGGGGCTGTGTTGGAGCATGACTGCAGAG CTGCAGTTTGCTCTGGTCCTGTCCCCAGTGGAGAATGGAAATGGCTGCCCCATTCACACATGGCCTTTGCTTCCCAGAGGGTCTCCCACACTCATGGAGATGATGAGCTGCGGTCAGCAGCGAGGACAAG ATCCCAGAGAGCCTCATGGGTCACTGCTCTTCCACCGCTTGCCCTCGGCTGGGGCCTCCAGGTGGTCACTGCTCCTGTGTAACACGCACACGAGGTTGCCGTGG GAACTCCTCCCTGACGTGACGTTGGCTTTGGAAGCAGCTGAATTCAGGGGctcactgcttttgctgtatctttTGAGTAGGACTGTGCCCTTGGAGGAGGGGGGCTTTCTAAGAACCCTGGGAGGACCCTTTGGACCACATCAATGGAAATCATCCAGCATCTGCCAGCCTCAACCGCCCATTCTGGAGACAGCAAAAAGGGACATTAAGAAGGGGGCAGACGTCCGGATGTgtgcaggcaggggctggggactCCTGGGCCCATTCATGCTTCGGGCTTTCCTGAGTGTTTGGGGTAGGGGACATGGCTTTGGACAAATGCTTTCCTTCCGTTCTTCCCCACCCATCTCACTTCACACCCCTACCCGCGTCTCATGGGTGGCCACACAAGGGCCTCCTACGGCCACCTGTCAGCTTAACAGGGAGGAGCCTGCCCCCTCAGGGCACTCAGATGAGCCCATTCCATCTGCAATCTGGGCCCAGAACTTTCATGAGAGGCCAGCCAGAGGCCCCAGGCACGGGTCCCTCCTGGTCCCTTTCAGAGTGGGGTTCCTTTCCAGCCAGCACAGCCTGCTTCCAGGCAAGCGGGAAAGGGGCTCTGAGGCTGCAGGCAAGGCACCGTTCTGTCGCCAAGCACACAGCCTGGGGAATCCTCAGCCCTCTGCTCCTCTGGACGTGAGGTGGGATGGCGCTTCCTGCCACCGCAGCTAA
- the CEBPE gene encoding CCAAT/enhancer-binding protein epsilon: MSHGTYYECEPRAGQQPLEFSGARVGPGELGDMCEHEASIDLSAYIESGEEHLLSDLFAVKPAPEARGLKGPGTPAFPHYLPPDPRPFAYPPHTFGPDRKALGPGIYSTPGSYDPRAVAVKEEPRGPEGSRGASRSGYNPLQYQVAHCGQTAMHLPPALAAPSQPLRVLKAPLAAAAPPCSPLLKAPSPAGTSHKGKKAVNKDSLEYRLRRERNNIAVRKSRDKAKRRILETQQKVLEYMAENERLRSRVEQLTQELDTLRNLFRQIPEAANLIKGVGGCS, translated from the exons ATGTCCCACGGGACCTACTACGAGTGCGAGCCCCGGGCTGGCCAGCAGCCACTCGAGTTCTCAGGGGCCCGAGTGGGGCCTGGGGAGCTGGGGGACATGTGTGAGCATGAGGCCTCCATCGATCTGTCTGCCTACATCGAGTCTGGGGAGGAACATCTCCTCTCTGACCTCTTTGCTGTGAAGCCGGCGCCTGAGGCCCGAGGCCTTAAGGGCCCTGGAACCCCTGCCTTCCCCCACTACCTGCCGCCTGACCCGCGGCCCTTCGCCTACCCTCCACATACCTTCGGCCCCGACAGGAAGGCCTTGGGGCCTGGCATCTACAGCACCCCAGGGAGCTACGACCCCAGGGCTGTGGCTGTGAAGGAGGAGCCTCGGGGGCCCGAGGGCAGCCGGGGGGCCAGCCGCAGCGGCTACAACCCTCTGCAGTACCAAGTGGCACACTGTGGGCAGACGGCCATGCACCTGCCCCCGGCCCTGGCAGCACCCAGCCAGCCCTTGCGCGTCCTCAAG GCCCCTTTGGCCGCTGCCGCGCCCCCCTGCAGCCCCCTCCTCAAGGCGCCCTCACCGGCCGGCACCTCGCACAAGGGCAAGAAGGCCGTGAACAAAGACAGCCTGGAGTACCGGCTGCGGCGGGAACGGAACAACATCGCGGTGCGCAAGAGCCGGGACAAGGCCAAGAGGCGCATTCTGGAGACGCAGCAGAAGGTGCTAGAGTACATGGCCGAGAATGAGCGTCTGCGCAGCCGCGTGGAGCAGCTGACCCAGGAGCTGGACACCCTTCGCAACCTCTTCCGCCAGATCCCTGAGGCCGCCAACCTCATCAAGGGTGTAGGGGGCTGCAGCTGA